Below is a genomic region from Hyphomicrobium nitrativorans NL23.
CGCTGATCCTGAACGGGCTCTGGTCGTATCTGATGTTCGGACAGCGGCAGATCGGGCTCGCTGCGGCCGACCTCGCCGCGCTGTGGATCGCCGTGCTCGCGTTCATCCTGCTTGCCTGGCCGGCGGATAGAATGGCGAGCCTTCTGTTCGTGCCCTATCTCGCGTGGATCAGCTACGCAGGGGCGCTCAATCTCGCCATCCTGCGCATGAATTGATCCGATACGCCCGTCGCGGCCGCTAGGCCGCAACGTCGTCCTTGGCGGGGGCGGGCTGCCACGACGCCACGGTGGCCATGTCGGCTTCGACGCTCCAGCGCCCGGTTTTGGCGGTGATCTTCGCTTCGGCAGCCTGGTTGTCGAGGAGGGCGTCGAATTCTGCACGCGGGATGGCGCGGAAGCCCATGGCGTCGATGGTGGGCGTGAAGTCCTTGCCGTCGTTGGCGAGGAAGCCCCATTTCGTGAGGTGATAGTTCAGGACGGCGAAGCCCATCTTCGACGTGTTGGGCGCCAGGCTGAACTGGGATTCGGTCATGAACACGGGCCCGGCTGCGAGCCCGTAGCCGCCGCCGACGAGCTTGCCGTCCGCATCCCAGACCTCGAACGAGTGCGCGTGGCCCTGGTCGAAGAGCTCCGTATAGAGCGCCATGATCTTGGGTGTGATCCATGTCAACGCATGGCGATTGTAGCTGCGCTGGCCGGCACACGCCGCGATGACATCCTCGAATGCCTGATCGAAGGTGACCCGATAGGGGGCCTTCTTCATGTCGCGGCGAAGACGCTTGGCGATGTGGTACTCGTTGAAAAAGAGCACCATCCGCTTCTCGCGCGTCCACCACTTGAGCGGACCGCAGTGGCACCACGGGAAGAAGCCCGCACGTGCCGCAGCGAGAACGGTTTCCGGCGAGATGGACCGGCAGACGCCGCCGAAGGTTTCGGGACGCGGCCATGTCCGCCCGCGCTCGGGAACGCGCGTGCCGCCGCTGAGGAGATCGACCGCGACGCGATAGAGAAGGTGCGGCGTGTCGCGAATGTTGTCGGGCTTCAGCGCGTAAGCGGAGCCCAGAACCCAACGTTGAGCCCAGCCGTTCCAGCTTTCGCGGAACTGGGCGGTGCGGCGGTCGGCCAGCGTCTCTGGCGTCCGGGGAGCGGATGCCTCGATAGCCTGATGGGTTGCGGGCGAGGAGGCGGCGTCGTGAGACAGCATCTGGAAATCCTGGGGGTCGGGTGAAACAAGCTCATCGTCCGAGGTAGCAAGTATCTCTCCAAAGACCGTCACCGAGATCGGGGGGCGGCGAAAGACTTCAAGAACGTGGTTAGAAATGTCTAAATGGGCCGCCGCTGGCGGACGGAGACGCATGGGCCCTGCGGCCAGGGCTCTGCTTGACGGTCAGGCCGGGCGGTGGTCTACCCCGCTGATCCAGTCCAGGACGCCTGTTCCGTTCCCCACACCCTCATAGGAGCGATCCGCCTCCGATGTCCGCCTCCGTTCTGATCATCGATTTCGGCAGCCAGGTCACGCAGCTCATTGCCAGGCGCGTGCGCGAGACCGGCGTCTACTGCGAGATCCATCCGTATCAGACCGGGGCAGAGGCGTTTGCCAAGCTGAAGCCGCAGGCTGTCATTCTCTCTGGCGGCCCGGCTTCGGTACCGGAGGCCGGGAGCCCGCGCGCGCCCGACGAGGTGTTTGCGGCCGGCATCCCGGTCCTCGGCATCTGCTATGGGCAGCAGACGATGTCCCAACAGCTCGGCGGCAATGTCGAGAGCGGTCATCACCGCGAATTCGGCCGCGCCGTTCTTCAGGTCGAGCGGGCGAGCCCCCTGTTCGAGGGTGTGTGGACGCCGGGCGAGCGCCATCAGGTGTGGATGAGCCACGGCGACCGCGTCACGCGTTTGCCGGACGGGTTCGAGGTGATCGCGACGAGCGAGAACGCGCCGTTTGCGGCGGTGGCCGACGAGGCGCGGCGCTTCTATGCCGTGCAGTTCCACCCGGAAGTCGTGCACACACCCGACGGCGCGAAGCTGATCGCCAACTTCGTGCATCGCATCGCGGGGCTTTCGTCCGACTGGACGATGGCCGCCTATCGCCGAGAGATGATCGGGCGCATTCAGCAGCAGGTCGGCTCGGGACGGGTGATCTGCGGGCTTTCGGGCGGCGTCGACAGCGCGGTTGCGGCGGTGCTCATTCACGAGGCTATCGGCGACCAGCTCACGTGCGTGTTCGTCGATCACGGCCTGATGCGGCTCGGCGAGGCGGAGCAGGTCGTCGGGCTGTTCCGTGATCACTACAACATTCCGCTCGTGCACGTGGATGCCTCGAAGCAATTCCTCGATGCGCTCGCGGGCGTCTCCGATCCGGAGCAGAAGCGCAAGACCATCGGCAAGCACTTCATCGACGTGTTCGAGGCGGAGGCCGCCAAGATCGGCGGGGCGGAGTTTTTAGCGCAAGGCACGCTTTATCCAGATGTGATCGAGAGTGTGTCGTTCTCCGGCGGCCCCTCGGTGACGATCAAGTCGCATCACAATGTGGGCGGCTTGCCCGAGCGCATGAACATGAAGCTCGTGGAGCCGCTGCGGGAGCTCTTCAAGGATGAGGTGCGCGCGTTAGGCCGCGAGCTTGGTCTCCCGGATGCGTTCGTCGGGCGTCATCCGTTTCCGGGGCCGGGTCTTGCGATCCGCGTTCCGGGCGAGATCACGCCGGAGAAGCTCGACATCCTGCGCAAGGCGGACGCGATCTACCTCGAAGAGATCCGCAACGCGGGGCTTTACGACGCGATCTGGCAGGCGTTCGCGGTGCTGTTGCCGGTGCGTACCGTTGGTGTCATGGGCGATGGGCGCACGTACGATCACGTTTTGGCGCTGCGCGCAGTCACGAGCGTGGACGGCATGACGGCCGACTTCTTCCCGTTCGACATGGGTTTCCTCGGCCGTGCGGCGACGCGCATCATCAACGAGGTGCGCGGCATCAACCGCGTCGTCTACGACGTGACCTCGAAGCCGCCCGGGACCATTGAGTGGGAGTGACGCGCCTCCGGCACGAATGACCTCCTCACGCCTCTTTCGTTGGCAAGATTGCGCGCGTCAGCAGAAACAGAGCGATGCCGGTGAGCGCGAACGACGTGCGTTGCGTGCGCGGATTGCGGTCGAGGACCGTGACGAAGTTGCGTTCTTCCGCGAGTGTCGTCACCTCCCGCAGAACAAGCGCGTGGGAGATCTCGAATAGTCGCGAGAATGTGCGGCTGTCGTGACAGATGCCGAAATGCAGTGCGAGCAGGATGCTCGCGCCCATCGGCGTCAGGGACGGTTCGGCCGTGCACACCTCCGCGACATGACCGAGGAAGCGTTCTTCCGAAAAATCCTCGGCTTCTGCGTCGCTCATGCGGCTTTCCGCTGTTCCGCCGGGCGGAATGAGACGAGCACGGACTTCGACGTCGGCGTATCGCTTTGCTCGCCAGCCGTCGAGAGGGGTACGAGAACGTTCAGCTCCGGATAGTAGCCTGCCACCGAACCGCGGGGCAGATCGTACGGCACGACGCGGAAGTTGTCCGCGACACGCGTAATGCCGTCCTCGTGACGGCCGACGATGTCGACACGCTCGCCGCCTTCGATGCCGATCTCGGCCAGGTCGTCAGGATTGACGAATACGACGCGGCGCTCGCCGTAGATGCCGCGATAGCGGTCGTCGAGGCCGTAGACGGTGGTATTGTACTGGTCGTGCGAGCGGAAGGTCTGCAGCACGAACAGGCCGGTTTCGCCCAATGCGCGCTGATGTTCCGTCTCGCCGGGGAGGCGGTCGGACGAGAAGTTGGCGCGCTCTGTCGGCGTGTTCCAAACGCGATGATCGACGGCATTGTAGAGGCGGAAGCCGCGCGGCTTGCGGACGCGGGTGTTGTAATCCTGGAAGCCTGGGATCGTGCGTGCGATCAGGTCGCGGATGCCATCGTAGTCATGCGCGAGCGCGCCCCAGTTTACGACGTCCGAACCGACGGTCGCGGCTGCGATGCCGGCAATGATGCCGACTTCCGAGCGCAGCTCCGGTGAAGCCGGTTTGTTGATGCCGCCGGAGCCGTGCACCATGCACATCGAATCTTCCACCGTAACGATCTGGGCTGCGCCCTTCGCGTTGCGGTCGATCTCGGTGCGGCCGAGGCAGGGCAGCACGTAGCTCACCTCTCCCGGCAGCAGGTGCGAGTGGTTGAGCTTGGTCGCGATGTTGACGGTGAGCTTCTGATTGCGCAACGCCTTTTCGATCAGGCTGCTGTCGGGCGTTGCGCGCGCGAAGTTGCCGCCGAGCCCGATGAACGCCTGGGCCGATCCGTCGAGCATGGCGCCGATGGCGGCGAGGACGTTGTGGCCGTTTCGGCGCGGCATCGAGACGCCCAATTCCCTTTCGAGCGCGTCGAGGAATGCGGCCGGCGGCTTCTCGTTGATGCCGACCGTGCGGTCGCCCTGGACGTTCGAATGGCCGCGAACCGGACAGAGGCCCGTGCCGGGGCGGCCGACGTTGCCGCGCAGGAACATCAGGTTCGAGATCTCGCGGATCGTCGCGACGGAGTGGCGGTGCTGCGTCACGCCCATGGCCCAGGTGCAGATCGTGCGGTCGGATTCGACGTAGATCTGCGCGAGGTGTTCGAGCGCGACGCGTGCGAGGCCCGATTGATGCTCGATCTCGTCCCAGCTCGTTGCATCCACGGTGGCGCGATAGGCGGAGAAGGCGGACGTGTGCTGACGCAGGAAGCCGTGATCGAGGACGGAGGGCCGACCTTCGGCAAGAGCGGTGTCGTCGGCTGCGAAGACGGCTTTGGCGATGCCGCGCACGGCCGCCATGTCTCCGCCGACCCGCACCTGATAATACTCGTTTGCGATCGGCTTCGAGCCGCCGGTCAGCATTTCGAGCTTGTCCTGCGGATCGGAGAAGCGTTCGAGACCCTTCTCGCGGACCGGATTGAAGACGGCCACGCGGGCGCCTCGCATCGCCGCGCGGCGCAGGTCGCCCAGCATGCGCGGATGGTTCGTGCCAGGGTTCTGGCCGATGACGAAGATCGCGTCGGCCTTCTCGAAGTCTTCGAGCGTGACGGTGCCTTTGCCGATGCCGACGGCCTGTTCGAGGGCAATGCCGCTCGCCTCATGGCACATGTTCGAGCAGTCGGGAAAATTGTTGGTTCCGTAGAGCCTGACAAAGAGCTGGTAGAGATAGGCGGCCTCGTTCGACGCGCGGCCGGAGGTGTAGAACTCGGCGCGGTGCGGGCTGTCGAGGCCCTTCAGAATGCCGCCGATCTCCGTGAAGGCGTGCTCCCAGCTCACCGGGAGATAGGTGTCGCTCGCCGCGTCATAGCGCAGGGGATGCGTGAGGCGGCCTTGGCGCTCAAGCTCGTAGTCGGTCCATGTGCGCAATTCGCTTACAGTATGGCGCGCGAAGAAGCTCGGCCCGACGCGCTTGTCGGTGGCTTCCCAGGCGACGGCCTTGACGCCGTTTTCGCAGAATTCGAACGACGAGCCGTGCTCGGGGTCGCCCCATGCACAGCCTGGGCAATCGAAGCCATCCGGCTGGTTGGCCTTCAGCATCGTCGCCGCGCCCGACAGCGGCGCGCCGCTGGCCAGCAGCTTCTTTCCGCAGCTTTTCAGTGCGCCCCAGCCGCCAGCCGCCTTCGACTTCTTTCCAATGAATTCGGGCTTACCCATGCGTCGCGCTCACTCCGATGCCGAGACGCAATGTGCATCTGCGAAATCGGGTTTTTTCGCAACGCACGCAGGGCGATGGCTGTCATGCGAAAACAGCAGATCTCGCGGAAGGGCGAGGGAGGCTCGTGCCCTATTGGGCGGAGGCGAGGGGATAGGTGTGTGCACCTGCCGAGACGCGGCGTTTGTGGCGGCGCCAGTCGTGGACGACGTATCCGCCGCCCGCGAGGGCCATCAGCGCCAAGGTGAACCAAGTCACCGCGTAGACGAGGTGGTTGTTCGAGAAGGCGACCTTGGTGAGCCCGCCGACGGGCCAGCCGCCCGGATTGGGCGTCGCGTCCGCATCGACGAAGTACGGCGCCGCCTCGGTGAGCCCGCGGGCGGATGCGATGGCGGCTACGTCGCGGGAATGCCAGCGGTCGGCCGTCGGATCGTTGGCGCGCAGGAAGGCGCCGTCCGGTTCGGTCCTGCGGATGAGGCCGGTTACGGTCGTCTCGCCTGCGATCTGACCTTCTCGACGCGTCTCAGGATCGCGACGGTCCGGCGAGACGAACCCGCGGTTGACGAGCACCGTGAAGCCCTGGGCGGTTTGCAGCGGTGTCAGCACCCAGTGGCCCGCGCCGAGATCGGTGACGGCCTGCACGCGCGTCTCCTTGTCATGCAGGAAGCGGCCGGTGAGGCGGACCTTGAGGTATTCACTCGCGGCAGGCGTCATGCCGCTCCACGCCTCAGGTCCCGGTGCGGTCACGGCATCCGCGCCGAGCCGTTGCTCCACTCGCTCGATCAGATCCAGCTTCCAGAACAAGCGCTGGACTTGCCACACGCCGAGAGCCGCCAGGAGCGCGGCACTCAAGGCCGCGGCCAGCGCGATCAGAACGACCGCGGTCGTCGAGCGCGTCTGGCCGGGGGCACGCGTCATGGCAGTTGCTGCATCTTCTGCATGTCGTGGAACGGCATGGTGTTCGTGTTGAGGTGGTGCATGACCCACAGCGAACCGGCCAGTGCGATCACGATGATGATGAGCGTGAAGATCAGGGCCATGAAGCTCCAACCCTCCTCTGCGCTGGACGTCATGTGCAGGAAGTAGACGATATGCACGACGATCTGCACCATGGCGAAGGCCATGATGACGAAGGCCGTGAGCTGCTTGCTCTCAAGCACGTCGCCCATCACCAGCCAGAACGGGATGGCGGTGAGGATCACCGACAGCACGAACCCGATCAGGTAATCGCGCATGGAGATGTGCAGATGGCTGGTCACGCTATGGTCGCCGTGGCCGGTGTCGGCTGTATGAGCCGGGGACTTTTGCGCGCTCATCTCAGAACTCCCAGGAGATAGACGAACGTGAACACGCCGATCCAGATCACGTCGAGGAAATGCCAGAACATGCTGAGGCACATCAGGCGGCGCTTGTTCGCTTCGATCAGGCCGAAGCGGTTCACCTGAACCATCAGCGTGACGAGCCACAGGATGCCGAACGCGACGTGCAGACCGTGCGTTCCGACGAGCGTGAAGAACGACGAGAGGAACGCGCTGCGCTGGGGCGTCGCGCCCAGATGGATGAGGTGGGCGAACTCGTAAAGCTCGATGGCGAGAAACGCGAGGCCGAAAAGACCTGTCACGCCAAGCCAGATCAGCGTGCCGCGCACGTTGGCTTTCAGCATGGCCAGCATCGCGAACCCGAAGGTGAGCGAGGAAAAGAGCAGCATGGCCGTGTTGACCGCCACGAGCTCAAGGTCGAACAGATCCTTCGGCGCAGGCCCTGCGGCATAGCTGGCGCCGAGAACGCCGTAGATCGCGAAGAGCACCGCGAAGATGAGGCAGTCGCTCATCAGGTAGATCCAGAAGCCGAGCATGGTGCTCGACCCCTCGGGATGGGCGTGCTCGTCCTTGAGATAGAAGACGGGGGCGTCGCCGGTGGCGGCGGTTGCGTTGGCGGTCGTCATGCGCTTGCTCCGTTCGCCGCGAGAAGCTTCGTCCGCTCCGATTCGGTCTCGACGACCTCGTCCTTCGGAATGTGGAAGCCGTGGTCGTAGCTGAAGGTGTGCGCGATGGCGACGACGATGATGGCCGCGAAGCACACCGCGGCGAGCCACCACATGTACCAGATGAGACCGAACGACAGCGCCACGCTGAGGCCCGCGAGGACGACACCCGTGCCGGTGTTGCTCGGCATATGGATCGGCCTAAAGCCTTCGAGCGGGCGGGTGTAGCCGCGCTTCTTCATGTCCCACCAGGCGTCGTTGTCGTGCACGACGGGCGTGAACGCGAAGTTATAGGCCGGCGGTGGGGAGGACGTGGCCCATTCCAGCGTGCGCCCGTTCCATGGATCGCCGGTCGTGTCGCGGAGTTCGTCGCGCCGCATGATGCTGACGGCGATCTGGATGATGAAGGCCACGATGCCGACGAGGATCAGGACCGCGCCGAATGCGGCGATGACGAACCAGATCTGCAGCGACGGATCGTCGAACACGCGTAGACGCCGCGTCACGCCCATCAGGCCCAGCACGTAAAGCGGCATGAAGGCGAAGAAGAAGCCGAGCACCCAGCCCCAGAACGAAACCTTGCCCCAGAACGGATCGAGCTTGAAGCCGAACGCCTTCGGGAACCAGTAGATCATGCCGGCGAAGAGGCCGTACACGACGCCGCCGATGATGACGTTGTGGAAGTGCGCCACGAGGAACAGCGAGTTGTGGAGCACGAAGTCGGCCGGCGGGACGGCGAGGAGGACGCCCGTCATGCCGCCGATGACGAAGGTGAGCATGAAGGCGATGGTCCACATCATCGGCAGCTCGAAGCGGATGCGGCCGCGGTACATCGTGAACAGCCAGTTGAAGACCTTGGCGCCCGTGGGGATCGAGATGATCATCGTCGTGATGCCGAAGAACGAGTTCACGCTCGCGCCCGACCCCATCGTGAAGAAGTGATGCAGCCACACGAGATAAGAGAGGATCGTGATCACGACGGTCGCGTAGACCATCGAGGTGTAGCCGAACAGCCGCTTGCCCGAGAACGTGGCTGCGATCTCCGAGAAGATGCCGAACACGGGCAATATCAGGATGTAGACCTCCGGGTGACCCCAGATCCAGATGAGGTTCACGTACATCATCGGATTGCCGCCGAGATCGCTCGTGAAGAAGTTGGTTCCCACGTAGCGGTCGAGCGAGAGCAACACGAGCGTTGCGGTCAGAATCGGGAAGGTCGCGACGATCAGCACGTTGGTGCAGAGCGACGTCCAGACGAACACCGGCATCTTCATCATGGTCATGCCGGGCGCACGCATCTTCACGATGGTGCAGATGAGGTTGATGCCTGAGAGCGTCGTGCCGACGCCTGCGACTTGCAACGACCATATGTAGTAGTCCACGCCGACGCCTGGACTGTATTCCGCACCCGATAACGGTGGATAGGCGAGCCAGCCCGTGCGTGCGAATTCGCCGACGAACAGCGACATCATCATCAGCACGGCGCCACCGGCCGTCATCCAGAAGCTCAAGTTGTTGAGGAACGGGAAGGAGACGTCGCGCGCGCCGATCTGTAGCGGCACGATGTAGTTCATGAGGCCTGTGACCAGCGGCATCGCCACGAAAAAGATCATGATCACGCCGTGAGCGGTGAAGATCTGATCGTAGTGGTGCGCGTTGAGGTAGCCCTCCGATCCGCCGAAGGCCATGGCCTGCTGGATGCGCATCATGATGGCGTCGGCGAAGCCGCGCAGCAGCATCACGATGCCCAGGATCATGTACATGATGCCGATGCGCTTGTGATCGACGGTGGTGAACCACTCCTTCCAGAGATAGCCCCACAGGCGATAGCGCGTGACGCCGGCCGCGACCGCGACGCCGACGAGTGCCACCACGCCGAACGTTGCAACGAGGATCGGCTCATGGATCGGGATCGCGTCCCAAGTGAGCCGCCCGAAGATCAGCTTCGTCAGGTCAATATTGTCGAACATGCGTTGATCTCAGGTTCCGGAAAGTGCGCGCGACAGCAGGCTTGCGTCGAGCTTGGGAGGTGCGAGCGAGACGAGCGGCGGACGCGGCAACCCGGCACCGAGCAGAGGTGTGCGGTCGCGCGGGCGCGCGACGGGTTGCGAGAGCTCAGCCGCCGCCACGGCTTCCTCGGTGGTGCAGATGCCCGTGACCGTCGTCGACTTGGGCCCGAAGAACGCGCTGCGAGCGGCGGGCCGCTTGCCGTCTGCCGGCTGTAGCAGGGCGATGCCCGCCAGTCCCAGACCGCCGCGGGCGTCGATGGCCATCATCTCGTCCATGCACATCTTGCCGGGCTCGGCACAGCGGTCGCGGATCAGGCGGAAAAGTTGCGGTTCGAATGATGCGTAAAAGCGCACCGGCTCGTTTTCGCTGGGTTTGGCGAGTTCGAGATAGGTGGTGCGGTCGAGGGCGCCGCCCTCCGCTTTGACCTTTTCGACCCAAGTGTCGAAGCCTTCGTCGTCCACGCCGTGAAAAGCAAAACGCATCCCCGAGAAGCCGTCGCCGCTGTAGTTTGCCGAGAATCCGTCGAACGTGCCTGGCTTGTTGATCACGCCGTGCAGTGTCGTTTCCATGCCGGGCATCGCATAGATCATGCCGGCCAGCGCCGGGACGTAGAAGGCGTTCATCACGGATGTGGCGGTCAGCCGGAAGCGGATCGGCCGGTCCACGGGGGCGGCCATTTCGTTCACGGTCGCGATGCCGTGCTCAGGATAGATGAACAGCCACTTCCAATCGAGAGCCGCCACCTCGACCTCAAGCGGTTTCACCTCGGCCGCCACCGGCCGGTCCGCTGCTACGCGGTCGAGCGGGCGGTATGGATCGAGCAGGTGCGTCCACATCCAGGTGATGGCGCCGAGGCAGATGATGATCAGCAGCGGCGCGGCCCAGATGACCAGCTCCAAGTAGGTGGAATGATTCCAATCTGGGTCGTAGTCCGCCGGATTGTTCGCTTCGCGATATTTCCACGCGAAGAAGACGGTCAACGCCATCACCGGCACGATGATGAGAAGCATGAGAATGGTGGAGATCACGACGAGGTCGCGCTGCTGAAGCGCGATATCGCCAGAGGGATTGAGCACAACCAGGTCGCAGCCTCCCAACAGGAGGGCGAACGGTATCAAGACGAACAATCTAATGAGGCTCATGACGTGCGGTCCGGATGTTCACGCGGCTTGGTGTGCAGCGCTACCCCTTGGCGCGCGAACATCACATTGGACAATTTGCCCACTCCCGCGATTGGCCGCGCACGCATACGACGGCGGTCATGCGCGTCCGTTGGATCCGAGACGCGAGCGAACCCTCATCTGGATGGCGATCATGGCTCAATCTTCGGCGTCGATGGCAGCACATGGCGGGGTCGGGCCCGAGGCGCGTCATAGCGAAGTCGCCCCCGGCGAGATCGCGGTCGGTGTGTTCATCGGTCGCACGTCCGAGTACTTCGACTTCTTCGTGTATGCGATCGCGTCGGTCATCGTGTTTCCGAAGCTGCTGTTTCCGCATGTCGATGCACTGACCGGGACGCTCTACTCGTTTGCCATATTTGCGCTGGCCTTCATCGCCCGCCCGTTCGGCACAGCGATCTTCATGGCGGTGGATCGGGCCTACGGCAAAGGCGTTAAGATGACGATCTCGCTGTTCATGCTCGGCACGGCGACCGTCGCCATCGCGTTCCTGCCCGGTTACGAGAGCATCGGTGCGATCGCGATCTGGCTTCTGGCCATTGCGCGGATCAGTCAGGGCATTGCACTCGGCGGCACATGGGACGGGCTCGCGTCTCTCCTGATCCTCAATGCGCCGGAGAAGAAGCAGGGCTGGTATGCGATGATCCCTCAGCTCGGCGCGCCTGCCGGTCTCATCGTCGCGAGCGCGCTGTTCGCCTTCTTCGTCGGCAATCTTTCGAGCCAGGATTTCTTCGACTGGGGTTGGCGCTATCCGTTCTTCGTCGCGTTCGCCATCAACGTCGTGGCGCTCTTTGCGCGCCTTAGAATCGTTTCAACGTCGGAATACTCGGAGCTGTTCGAGAACCGCGAGCTTCAGCCCGCTCGCGTGCGCGATACGCTGAGGGCGGAGGGTGGCCACGTGCTCGCGGGAGCGTTCGCGCCGCTCGCAAGCTTCGCTCTCTTCCATATGGTGACGGTGTTCCCACTGTCGTGGGTGTACCTCTTTACCAGCGAGGCGATTGCGCGCTTTCTGATCATCCAGACCATCGCCGGTTTCTTCGGCCTGGCCGCAATCTTTGCATCCGGCATGATCGCAGACCGGATCGGCCGTCGCTCGCTGTTGATGGGGACGGCGCTTGCCATTGCCGCATTCAGCGGGTTCGCGCCGCAGCTGCTCGACGCGGGACCCGTGGGCGAGTCGGCGTTTATGATCCTCGGTTTCATCCTCCTGGGGCTTTCGTTCGGACAGTCCTCGGGCGTTGTTGCGCACGGCTTCTCGAAAGCCTACCGCTACACCGGCTCTGCGATCACGACCGATCTCGCGTGGCTGTTCGGCGCGGGGTTCGCTCCCCTCGTGGCGCTTATGCTGTCTTCGAACTTCGGTTTGATGTCGGCTGGCGCCTATCTGCTGTCGGGTGCCGTCTGCACGGTGATCGCGCTTTGGCTCAGCGAGCGGATCGGAGCGACGAAGGCTGACGAGACGTAGGCCAGAGGGGAAATCTCTCCGGCGTCATGTCGGTGTCATGATGCGGCTCTGGAACTGATAGAGCCACGTTTCCGTCAGCGGCTGTCCGTCGAGTTCCAGATAAAGGCGCATGTCGGCGACGACGTCGGGCTCGATCTCGATGTCGAACACTGCGCGCCAGATGTTGCCGTCCGGTACGGGCTCGGCGAAGGTTCTCACGATCCTGCCAGCGGAACTCGTCACCACGACGTCCGGGAAGATGCCGTAGGGAATGCGCGTCATCACCTCCGGACGATCGAACTCGACGGCGAAACGATACGCATTGGCCGGTCTCGGTTTGCCGGGCTCGCCGCCGCGGCCGACGCGCGTGGCGACGGTTTGCGCGATGTTGTCGGCGGGATAGGGCTCGTCGTTCGTCCAGTGCAGGCGATAGGCCAGCGCATAACCGTTGCCCGCCTTCGCGGGCTCCGCGGGCACCCAGAACGCACCGACGTTGTCGTGGATCTCGTCGTCCGTCGGAATTTCCAGAAGTTGAACTGCGCCTTCGCCGAGCGGCTGCAACGGCTCGACCCACAGGCTCGGCCGCCGGTCGTATCGCACGCCGTCCTGGTAATTGCTGAAATTGCGATCGCGCTGAAGCAGGCCGAAGCCTTTCGGATTTGCGCCCGTGAATGCTGAGACTGTCGTTGCGGGCGGGTTGTTGAGCGGGCGCCAGATCCGCTCTTCGTTTTCGGTCCAGATCGCGAGGCCATCGGAATCGTGAACTTCCGGACGCCAGTCGTTCAACTGTTGTCCGCCGTACTCGCCATACCAGAACATGGAGGTGAGGGGGATGAGTCCCAAACGCTCCACGTCCGTGCGGAGGAAAATCCTGCTCTCGACGTCCATGACGACGCCCTTCGTGCGGTCCAGTCCGCGCACCATCGAGAAGCGGAATGCGCCTGTGACGCTTGGGCCATCAAGGAGAGCGTAGACGACGACGGGTGCGCCGGGTCGATCCGCGCTTTCGATATAGAATTCGGTGAAGGCGGGGAATTCCTCGTCCCGGCCGGGGACGGCCGCGTCGATCGCTATGCCGCGCGCGGAGAGGCCGTATTGTCCCAGGCCGCCGATTGCGCGGAAATAGGACGCGCCGAGGAATGCGACCCAATCCTGCGTGCGCCAGTCGTCGGAGCGGTTCCATTCCTGGAATCGGAAGCCCGCGAACCCGGAGTCGGGCGGTAACGCCTGCGCGGGGCTATCCGGCGGCATGTCGAAAAGCTCGGCGCGATACTCGAATTCGCGGGCCATGCCGTTCGTCACGAGATGCATCTGGACGGCATTGCCGAAGTAGCGCCCCAAGTGGAAGAACGTCACCGGATACGCGCCGTCGCCGTTTGCGAAGGGTGCCTCTTCCGCGCGAAACTTGATCTCGCCGTGGGCCTCGTAGTCGATCTGTTCGACAACGGCGGGCATCGGCCTTGGGGCGGCGATATATGCGCGATGAGATCGTTCGCGTGCACGGCGGATCAACGCGTCGAACGAGAACGGCTTGGCATCGTTCTCACGCGCGGCGAAGG
It encodes:
- the cyoB gene encoding cytochrome o ubiquinol oxidase subunit I — its product is MFDNIDLTKLIFGRLTWDAIPIHEPILVATFGVVALVGVAVAAGVTRYRLWGYLWKEWFTTVDHKRIGIMYMILGIVMLLRGFADAIMMRIQQAMAFGGSEGYLNAHHYDQIFTAHGVIMIFFVAMPLVTGLMNYIVPLQIGARDVSFPFLNNLSFWMTAGGAVLMMMSLFVGEFARTGWLAYPPLSGAEYSPGVGVDYYIWSLQVAGVGTTLSGINLICTIVKMRAPGMTMMKMPVFVWTSLCTNVLIVATFPILTATLVLLSLDRYVGTNFFTSDLGGNPMMYVNLIWIWGHPEVYILILPVFGIFSEIAATFSGKRLFGYTSMVYATVVITILSYLVWLHHFFTMGSGASVNSFFGITTMIISIPTGAKVFNWLFTMYRGRIRFELPMMWTIAFMLTFVIGGMTGVLLAVPPADFVLHNSLFLVAHFHNVIIGGVVYGLFAGMIYWFPKAFGFKLDPFWGKVSFWGWVLGFFFAFMPLYVLGLMGVTRRLRVFDDPSLQIWFVIAAFGAVLILVGIVAFIIQIAVSIMRRDELRDTTGDPWNGRTLEWATSSPPPAYNFAFTPVVHDNDAWWDMKKRGYTRPLEGFRPIHMPSNTGTGVVLAGLSVALSFGLIWYMWWLAAVCFAAIIVVAIAHTFSYDHGFHIPKDEVVETESERTKLLAANGASA
- a CDS encoding MFS transporter — protein: MAAHGGVGPEARHSEVAPGEIAVGVFIGRTSEYFDFFVYAIASVIVFPKLLFPHVDALTGTLYSFAIFALAFIARPFGTAIFMAVDRAYGKGVKMTISLFMLGTATVAIAFLPGYESIGAIAIWLLAIARISQGIALGGTWDGLASLLILNAPEKKQGWYAMIPQLGAPAGLIVASALFAFFVGNLSSQDFFDWGWRYPFFVAFAINVVALFARLRIVSTSEYSELFENRELQPARVRDTLRAEGGHVLAGAFAPLASFALFHMVTVFPLSWVYLFTSEAIARFLIIQTIAGFFGLAAIFASGMIADRIGRRSLLMGTALAIAAFSGFAPQLLDAGPVGESAFMILGFILLGLSFGQSSGVVAHGFSKAYRYTGSAITTDLAWLFGAGFAPLVALMLSSNFGLMSAGAYLLSGAVCTVIALWLSERIGATKADET
- the cyoC gene encoding cytochrome o ubiquinol oxidase subunit III, with translation MTTANATAATGDAPVFYLKDEHAHPEGSSTMLGFWIYLMSDCLIFAVLFAIYGVLGASYAAGPAPKDLFDLELVAVNTAMLLFSSLTFGFAMLAMLKANVRGTLIWLGVTGLFGLAFLAIELYEFAHLIHLGATPQRSAFLSSFFTLVGTHGLHVAFGILWLVTLMVQVNRFGLIEANKRRLMCLSMFWHFLDVIWIGVFTFVYLLGVLR
- the cyoA gene encoding ubiquinol oxidase subunit II, whose amino-acid sequence is MSLIRLFVLIPFALLLGGCDLVVLNPSGDIALQQRDLVVISTILMLLIIVPVMALTVFFAWKYREANNPADYDPDWNHSTYLELVIWAAPLLIIICLGAITWMWTHLLDPYRPLDRVAADRPVAAEVKPLEVEVAALDWKWLFIYPEHGIATVNEMAAPVDRPIRFRLTATSVMNAFYVPALAGMIYAMPGMETTLHGVINKPGTFDGFSANYSGDGFSGMRFAFHGVDDEGFDTWVEKVKAEGGALDRTTYLELAKPSENEPVRFYASFEPQLFRLIRDRCAEPGKMCMDEMMAIDARGGLGLAGIALLQPADGKRPAARSAFFGPKSTTVTGICTTEEAVAAAELSQPVARPRDRTPLLGAGLPRPPLVSLAPPKLDASLLSRALSGT